The nucleotide window CTTTGGCTCCTATTCTATTTTCTATTTGACATTGACAGTTTTGTGGATATGTTTATGCTGATTATATGTAGGGAGAAAGTAATGGCGGTACTGGTTAAGTAGCCACTCTCATTTTTCATCAATTTAATTGCTGATACGCATATGTTTTTGACTTTTTGCCAATTTGGATTCTGGAGCCTGGAATCTCATCTCGCTTGGGTATTTGGGGCTTTAATTTGGGATCGGGTATCTAGGGTTTTCTTCTTTAGTGGTTTGCAAATTTGGTTATTGGGTTATTCTGCACAGAGATTTTATGTGGATTACAGAAAGGTTGGAACTGGGTTTCTTTGTTTGTATTCATTCCTGTATTGTTCTTTGTTTCCCCTAAATGCATGCAATGAAAAGGAAATCGTAAATAGGCACTCTATGGCCCTTGAAAATAAAGAGATGCATAAAATGAAATTAACTTCAAACATTTAAATGTTAATCTTTACAGTCATTTTCATTGCtaagatttccatattttggtCTTCGCATTGCAGAAAGACTGTCCTTATGGACTAAGCAAGTATAATACATTAGATAAAATACAGTACTTGCTTATTATGTGTACATTGAAAACTGAAACACAGTACCTTTCAAAGGCATACTAGCCTAGCTGGCTCCTTCCCGCGCGGTTGAAATTGAATCAGTATTCTGTGTTGCACGTAACAACACCCAGCAATGTCTAAACAATTGTTACAACATTATCTAGATATGTTGGGGAGAAAGTTGgttattatataatttttttgtctGTAAATGGCATTGCCTGGCCTTTTTAAATGTTCACTGTTATACATATTTAATGtcatatatattgttatatataACTTGATGATCTAATCCCCTTTTGCTCTGCCAAACCATGATTAATATGTGTTATTACTCGCTAATATTTTTCTCCCTATCGTTTTGACTTATACTTTTCTGGTTTGATTTTGTGTAAGATTTTAAAAGTTTTCAGTATTTTACTTTTcaggaaattttgattttgaagcaTAAGATTTAATCTTATTGAAGCGGTTTTATGCCATATATGTTTAAAGGACGACCAGGTGCTGTTATAGTATACATGACTGAGTGAGAGGATATCAGCTGTTGGAGGAATCAACTTAAATCCCATCCTCTTTTAGGTGATCCCTAACAGGGTTTTGCTTATAATCTATCATGGGTCAATGGCCACGTCTGAATAAGTTAGTTTATCTCAATATCTGCCTTTACATCAATATTAACTCAACCTTTATATCATGAGTATACCTTTAAAAaacctggaaaaaaaaaaaccctagtgAGACTTTCTCTCAACCCTAGCTAGTCTACGGCCTCCTTGCCTCCACCGTCAACGTTTCTACCCTTCTCTCCCACTTTTCTCACTCCATGGCTTCCATTGATGCAGTCACAGCAAGCTTTGCTGCCTCCCTTGCTCTTGCTGAGGGCGGTAGCGCCCCTAATATGGGGAAAATTGGTGGTGGTCCTGTGCGTAGGTCATCCCAATCTTTTCTTCTTGGCAAACCATTAACTCGAAAGCAGGTTGATCCGAAGGCTTTCAAATCTCACTTCCACCAAACTTGAATGGTGGACAAGGAATTCAGGATCCAGGAGAGGGTGGGGGATATGTTCCTCTTCTCTTTCGAATATGTTCGAGATCATAACAAAGTATTACGGGGAGGCGTCTGGTGTTATGATCGGGCCTCCGTGTGTTTTGCAGAGTATGATGGAGTCAAACCATTGCATGAAGTCCAATTCAAGCATCTCTGagtttgggctagggtttctgGAATACCACCTCTTTATGAAGAGTCTGAGAATCTCACACTGATTGGGAACCTCCTTGGGGGTTTTTTGGATTATGATAAGAAGGAGTTTAAGAAAGGATTGAATAGGATTTTATTCTCCCATGATGTGTCCAAGCCAATCTTGCTTGAACGCAAAGTCTATTTGGATGTTGGTGTCGAACCGATTCTTCAATTTCACTTTGAACATCTGCAAGGGAGATGCTCGCAGTGTGGACTTGTCACTCATGCCGGAATTGCTTGTGCGGAACCGTGTATGGCAAACTCTACTCCTACGGTTTTGCATTTTCCTAGACCATCGGCATCTAGAGGTTCGTTCTCTTTCTTGGCAAAGGACAAGACTGATCTTTTCACTGCCTCTTCTTCCATCCGTTTGAAGAGGAAACCCATTATTCATCGATTGGAGCGGCCAATTTCCCCTACTTCTCCTTCGGTCCTTGCAGGGGATGTTACTGAGACTGATGCTCCTTTGGAGCACGAGTTGGAGAAGGATCAGAGTCCCACGGTCGAACCTCCCATAGAGACTGTTGATTTGGATGGTTCTGCAGGTATGCAGTTGGTTCAAGAAGCTGGTTTGTCTTCTAAGAAACGAAATCGAAACAGTGTGGGTAACCCTTCCCCCAAGAAATTCAAAACTATATTGGGTGAAAAAGTTCCAACCCTACAGGCTGATGCATTGGGATTGATTGAAGATGACAGTGATGTTGTTTTGCtaactttgaagaagaagactggTAGGCCTCTTGGCAGCAAGAATAAGACTCAGCGCACTAGTAAGAAGACTAAGGGTAGTCTTCTGAAGCTCACCTATCCTCCACCTACTGGATCTGCTTCTAGCCCTAGAGAGAAGGGCAAAGGAAAACTTTAATTTCATGGTTTTCCTTTTTGCCTAATGCTAGAAGTGGGGTCTTCTACTACTTTCatctttgttttctagttgtacaccaattgaggtctctaggcgactagattaCTGCTTCTTGAGAGGTTGGTAGAGAgggttttgtttcttgtttttaggctcaataagtgagtgAATGTGTTTCTAATGAGGGTACCTGTCTTTTGTTAGTTTGCTCATatcatttatgattttggtatgagacaacatctgatgtacgtgccttctagCCAAGGATATATTAATGAAAGTAACtatttcctcaaaaaaaaaactcaacctTTATATCATGGTACTCTTACACAGTCACACACACATTTTTTGTTCCTTATTCCAGATACCTCCATTTTTAGTTCAAAAGGTATTCACACagattttcttcttcatcattgtTCAGTAGGTATCAAGTCTATGCTCATACTTGAGGTTGCCTTGATTGGTATACTGTTTAATacaaatacaattttttttattatccttcatatatttatatttctAAGTAGCCTTCTTTACAACGAGAGTGCTGTTCATTTAGTAATGGGGAATATGTAAAAGCTAGTTTGGCTGAGTTGGAGCATTGTTGCTATAAAGCAATAGATGAAGTACCTTGAAATTATTTCTACCTTTGCCTTATTGTATTATAAACTCTTACTGAATAAACGAAAATGCAGTATGTAGGTTCAGCTTGGGATGAACTCAAGCATATTAAGCAAGTCATTGGATTCTGGTGAATAGCATCAGTTAATCATGTATTTTTTTGATAATAATCAATACGATCCTTATAAGGTTCCTCCTCCGAATGAAATTGAATGGGAACCAGAGAGACCATGTCTTCATTCATAAGATCCCAAGTAGGGGTCGCTTTCGTAAATGGATAACGTACCAACATTGAAAACCGTCTTTACAGTGGATGGTTTGGTGTTTTGATGATCCACTTTATTGACCGCAACTTTTAAATCTTATGTTATACCATTTCTCTCTACTTCCAGTAACAAGGTGAAAGcaataaatattaaaattgtCCTGaaattttacattttcttttcagGTTAcatcaaaaacccaaaaagacACTTGATGAAATAAGCCATGAAGTATGCCCAATAAGTAATGTGTAAGCAAGGAAGAAGTAAATACATTGCAAATTTTTGCGGGTAATTGTCTATGTAAATACTTTGGTATGCAACATGTTGCTTCCTGAGAATAGAAAATTGTATGTCACGCGGGCTAGTTTTTTATGGGTAAAATATTGTTTACTTCCTGAACTTTTACTTAAAAAACATTTCAATCCCTGTCTTTCTAATTTTACACGTTTACTCCCTGTACTctcaatttcagaccaataggtccattccgttactctccaTCCAAAAAATTCTGTTAAATAGCTAGCATGACAATCTTTTCGAGataaaatgtctattctaccctcaatttttcttaattaattaattaatatttttgaaaattttttctctttgttttttgttttttgtttttttttttttttgtctatctCTCCTTCTATTCGATTCCAATTTCACCTTCCTCAATTGAATTGCATTGCCAGAAGAATCACTTCCCTTAATTGACTCTTATTTTACCTTCCTCAGCTGACCCAAATTCTTCTCAATTCCTTCATCCTTACCCAAATCACCACCACTTTTCTGCAATTCAATCCTTGGTTTCCTACTTCCAATTGGGCTTCTCTCTGCTTTATCAGAAGCAACACCATTTTGCttctctcatcttcatcacaagAACCCTAAACCAAAACCTCAACCATCTTCTCCAAACCCTCTCTTCCACCACTACCATgccccaaaatcaaaatccaaaatgcgcaaaaccccaaaaccagtAATCCAAACATAAACACCATTAATCTAAATCAGAGTTTTTCAGAAACACAGAATCAAAAACCTATTCGATCTTCTTCATTAGACTTGACGTACTTCGATTCTTCTTCCTCGTTCGATGTATGAATGATCCAAGACCACAACGAGGTTGATGATGAAGAGAGGATCCGAGGAATTTGGATTTGCTTGGAATGGAGATCCGATTTGCTATCAACCAAAACGCTCTGTCATCGTCTTCAGAGAGGAGCGAAGGAGATAGGAGGCGTGGGTTTGGTTTCCAGTAGAGAGGTCAGACTTCGCAACCTAGGCATGCCAAGGCCTTAAGAGAAGCGGAGGGTGGCGTCGGTACTCAATTTGGTGAAAGCGGCTGACCTTGAAGCGATCGAATCGGGGGTTGGACCGGACAAAGTTGGAGAATCCGATTGACGAGGTTTTGGGTTCATTGTAATTGTGTGCTGATGATGGGTGTGATGATGTTTGTGAGAGGATATAACAGTTTGATATGGAGACTGATATAATGGGCTTGGAGGGAAGTGAGGAATCCAGAAAGGGGGATTTGAAGGAATTGGGTCTgactgtaataccccgaaaaatccaaattaaattccatggatttttataattgatttctcggtattaggagcgagtacgaagcttggagaagttgtggaagtagttcgaacgattttattttcgaaatcgaacgttatttaggggaatctcaaaaagtgactttttatacgtatggaatttgggaaaacttccttcatgaaagttgtagagctcgtcgatacgatcgcgtgcatatatggaacgcaatattcggagttcgtatgaataagttatgaatatttgaaaattgggaattttctataaatggggaaattttctgatttttttcataAGGACGAAAATCTCTCCTTTTTTCTGAacagtccccccccccccccgctctctctctctctctctcgctcgaaACCCTCCCCAGGCCCGCCGACcctctgacccgacccggccgAACACGGCCCCTCCGGCCTCCTCCGGCCACGGACCCGGGCTCCCCTGGGATCGCCGGCCCACGACGAGCCTCCCTCTGGTGTCGCCGTGCCCCGCCGCTGCTCCCAGGCTCGGATTGAAGAAGCTCAGCCGTGCGAAAcccgacccggccggaaaacctcGACGCCGGCGATGCACGGGccgatccttcccattttcgtgatctcctcctccccctgatcatccccATGATCTGATCGTGTGTCCGAGATTTAatccaacttcaaagcttgatctaggacgatctcggccgaaccagacttagctccaggtacttgacggtttgagttgacgagcgtttggaatatcgttatatttgactttttagaagacgcagctggattagaggtgagtaaacctcacatggttcatattacgaaccgaataaatttaattactttatttttgtcgcaattgtgtgaaaatatctcaattatgtgaaaatatttgtggaataaatatttgttttaactcatatggacttgatcaactacggtccataggtaagtaaaatgattttattatacaaatgaatttcacggtttttatacttgaattatagttggtattagtggtcattcctgagcggatgattacgtatatatatatttacgtaaaatatatatatgttgattggcgtgtgattggtatgatgaaatgattgagaattgattggatattattcaaactattaatctcccatttaattgttgaataatgaaatgttgatcatgtggtgtgaaagctattttatatggccaattgtgaatatgtggaaattattttaagaagtaaagattagtcttgaaataatatgtctcttatgtgggtgtacatatgcatatttacaatctaaaatttataaagattgtatgttgtgaatttgattatgtctaaAAAGTATaattgtgaagccgggtgattacaacaaccccgtgcttaagtgaattactggtaaatgtgcttcgtggttatgcttcgtggttgtgcttcgtggttatgcttcgtggttgtgcttcgtggaagctgtgggctctagtcccttcagatagtgcactattatactcttaggaagggtgcttactttgagtatacatgccttGGCAGTggccttggtatgctgcggcttacccgtgctttggtattatggaccctagcacgtggatttatgatctgttaccagttaatccgaaaattcactaaaaagagaagtatacttatgttattttgatcaaatatctatctatgatatattttgaatatgtgaaggtgttagtgaaattgatcaaatatctatctatgatatattttgaatatgtgaaggtgtttgtgaaaagaaaatcaagcatgcattactttaatgttatttcacatattaatgttgcaatatttgttggttgtgatcaaGTATGTGTTGCtcaaatgttatttcacatattaatgctgcaatatttgttgattgtttacctgagttataataattgcaatttaatcaatcaacagttctttcttgtttactcacgagctgtcaaaagcttaccgggttttgtgttgttgcaattcccggtacactattcaaattgtgtagcgggtaatctcacaggtcaggagaatcagggcagtgatcgtgcggtttagagtattagtattagatttacagcatttgttttttttgtgaggagaattatactcatttgagcttacaatttgatttggtgagagtgtgctgtaataagtagctcgaggatttggtttatgtaatattaagaggtgtaaactagtggttgtttctgagagaaaaattcagaatgttatttgtattgtttttagtcatgtttcggatttgaatccttatttcaaaattcggggcgtgacactgAGGGTGGGGGAGAAGGTTTGTCAGAAGAGGAAGTGAGGAAGATTGAGgaggtgaagaaggagaagagttggaagaagaagaagaagaagaaactaaattaaaaaaacaaaaaatagtaaGCGAGGGTAGAATAAACATTTTACCGCGAAAAGACTGCCACATCAACTATTTAACGTAGTTTTTGGAAGTagagtaacggaatggacctattggtccaaaattgagagtatatggagtaaacgtgtgaaacaGAGGCGGCCCTTGGGGTGTGCATGTGGTGCAAGTGCACAAGGCCTCTGATTTTCTAAGGCCTCCTAACTTGGTAATGccttttatgtaaatatatataaattaaaagtGTAAAAGTATATGATGAATCATTGTAGTTATTTGATTTGACCTGATATGTCTTGGGTTTGAGTCCCTTGGGCCTttctatttttatgttttttctttgaTCTTCTTCTCTGTTCATTTGTTTTGTCTTTCTTCGTTCCATGTTTCTTCTAGTAAGGtctctctatttttatttatttttccttttctgttatCTTCATCtcgtttttttatttgttttcctttttcattttccGTCTttattttgttatgtttttatcGCTCCactcttttcttgttttatttatactaaatattctttttattcttcaactgagATCTTGTTTTATTTATACTAATTAATAAAGCTTCActtaaattttcgcactaggccTCTTAATTTTCAAGACCGGCCCTggtgtgaaattagaaagacAAGGATTGGAGTATTTATTGggtaaaagttcagggagtaaactgtatttaatttttattttttttttcactgcaACATTACATGTTGCTTCTTCAGATATTGAGGAATTCTTTGGTTATTGTCCTTGAATTCTTCAAACATTGCGTGTTTCCTCTCTCTGTCATTGATCAATCATACCGAGATAGGGCTGAAGTTTCAAAGTATTAAGCAAATTCAATATATAGTGTTATTGTGTCTCTCATGTTTATTACTTTTGAAACTCTGTCTTTGAGTTTAGGACTTCCCTAtgagggcaactccaaccatgggcaccatttgggggtgctattctcattttagcaccccttgttgcactattcatatatgactcaattctcatctccaaccatgaggtgctatatgggggtgctattttcactattcttgactaaaatataatatgagtataattttgatgaatattatattaaaaatatgttaatttaattaaataaggtaaaaataataatttaacattttatcataatatttaaaaattatttttattatttaatgaatttaaaaaaagttttgaattttttttttgtgtcggcatatacgacaaagaatctaactatttagaagatattttgatgttttgtgtcGACATATATGCCAAACAGCCGAATTTCGATGTGATTTCAGCGCCACGTGTCAATTTCTAATTGGCTGTCCAAATTACGGTTGAATCTTTGTCCGCCACGTGTCATATCTTATCTAATGATATGAACTCAAACCGTCCATAAATATGGGGTCATTGTCATCCTCatctctcacaaattcacaaacacttctcatatccaaaccacacaaatctttctttcttttccgttttgattttgtcaaaccatttatgcaatgaatcgtttgacgaaatggttgcagaaagatcaagaagaggcCGTCACGAGAAGCCGTCGACGAGCCTTGATGATGTCTGCCGCTGCCTTGCAAATCCAAACTCTGGAAGATGAGGATTCACAATGGGGTGGTTCTTCAGAAGGTCGTACCTATAAGGCCAGGGATCGAGAGCTGATGGATCTTCGACTCATAGCTCAATACTTCACTGATCCGTGCAGGTATGAACCAAACATATTTCGTAGGCGATATAGAATGCAACTTTGGGTCTTTGACAGGATGATGCGCGACGTGGCTAACTACGACccatattttgttcaaacaagAGATGCTTGTGGGAGACTAAGCTTATCCACTGAACAAAAGCTGACATGCGCCATGAGAATGCTCGCGTATGGCATCACAGCTGATTTCTGCGATGATTACCTAGATATTGCGAAGAGCACTGCCATTGAGATTTTGGAGCACTTCACAACAGCAATCTGGAATGTGTACCATGAGACTTACCTCCGCCGACCAACACCAGCGGATTTGCGACGGCTGCTGGACAAAGCTGCAGAACAGGGATTCCTGGGGATGGTGGGTAGCCTTGATTGTATGCACTGGCAGTGGAAAAATTGTCCCACCGGATGGGCAGGGCAGTATACTGGCCACAAAGGGAAACCGACAATCATCTTAAAGGCGGTGGCCTCCTACGATACTTGGATTTGGCATGCCTTCTTCGGACTTCCAGGTTCCCTGAATGATATTAACGTTCTTGGATGTTCACCATTGTTCAATGACGTATGCCTTGGTGAAACCGCTGAAGTAAACTACCAGGTATGTAATAGGCATTATCGTCAATGTTATTACCTAGTTGATGGCATATACCCTAAGTGGGGGTCATTTGTACAAGCAATCCGAAACCCGAGGACGCCGCAGACACAAGACTTCACAAGGATGCAGGAAGCATACAGAAAAGACGTGGAGAGAGCATTTGGTATTCTCCAAGCTCATTGGGCAATCATAAGAGGACCAGCTCGTGGGTGGAGTAAGGAGAACCTTCAATACATCATGATGACGTGTATTATCTTGCACAATATGATTGTTGAAGACGAGCATAATGAAGATGCAGCAGAGCCATTTGATCCGAATGATATCCCAACTAGACCCAAGAAAGCAGAGATATATGACAGACCAATAATTCCCACCGATGTTCATCGCAATCCGCATCAACTAAATCAATTCTTACGTCGTCATAGGGAGCTTAGATGTCCAGTGATGAATAAAAACCTCCAAGATGATCTAGTCGATCATCTATGGACCATGAAGCTACAGGCTAATCAGAACCACCAGTGAGGAGTATGccttggtgttttttttttttttttttgctttcaatAAGTGGCCATGTAGTCATGATAAGTGGTCATGGCCTACTATGTATTGTGTGGTATGCGTTTACTTTGTattgtgtgcttttaatttgtgtggtgtgctttattatgaaaataaagTTCAATGCtttattatgaagatgatctacTGATAAGtggaataatttttattatcataAATTAAAACACAAACAATTCAAGTTAATAATATGAATTACATCCAAGATGTCTCTTGAAGTGAATCATAAGTGGCCAAGCCTGTGTTGTCTCCTCCAGAGGGTGTAGGATCTTGAGATTGTTCCGGGATGCTTGAAGTTTCTGCCTCCTTatcaattatttgttgttgcttCCTCTCCCAATAACTCCTCTTTCTTGGGGTGAAAATTGATGGATCCACCTGCATCGTGCGAGCATCCTCAGCGCGTTGCTCAATTAGTTGGCTTTCCTCAAACTGTCTTTGCCTTTGTTGGTACTCGCGCTCTGTTTGTTCATaacatttctgcatttgaactCGTAGGCCATCCGCATCCTGCTTATTGCCTTTTTTCTTAGCTAGCTTCTGAGCTTTCTGTCCTTGAGGACGTGCCTTCCTTGATGGAGTCGGCTCATCATCAGTATTGGGTGTTCCATCGTCATCCAAGTCAACATGATTAGGAACACTAAAGGGGGTGTTTTCCATTGATGGAATTTTCCCAAACTTTTCCGTATTTTTCAACTCTCTCCCACAATGctcaaacaaaaaatcacaaCCATTTGTGTCGTAGTACGTTGATTTGACATTCATGAGCTACATAtaatattaagtaaataaaatattaattaaaaaattagctTAGTATAAATCGATCAATAAACTATATAAGAACATTTTACTTTTAACAACtacatgaaaaataaaaaaaataattattattgaacatatttcaatataattaCCTCGTCCTCCATATTTTCGCCGCTTCTTCGTTGAAAATGTTCGACCTTGTTAAGAGCATGGCGCCACTTCATACATGCCggacttattttcttccaacgAGCTTGGCAACTAGAAGTTGTTCTCTCCATGCAACCTACCGGTTTGTGAGCATTGTACTCCTCCGAAACACGACTCCATAATAACTCCGACGTTTGATCTTTTCCGACAGCACCATCACCCCCAACGGTGATCCAAGCTTGGCAaagaataacttcttcattgtgtCTCCATGAATCCCCTCTTGGAGCCATTTTtcacaagacaaaaaaaatatatatagatatatttaagaacaagaagatgtgtttatgaatggaaaattgtaaaggagatggagtatatttggtgtgaggaaatagaaaagaatgggttggtatttatagaattttctacaatttactgttccaacggatatatttttttcccacaaTTTTCTggtcatttttttaattttttttggaacaaataGGCCACAATAACCTTTCATTTAATAAGAGCCgttgataaattttttttccctcaaatctgagccatcagattgaaaatagatccgtttgaataaaaaaaaaaatttcaaggcACATCAGACCGTCCTTTTTCAAAATGGAGCGATCTCAGCCGTTCGTGTTTTGACCGTTGCATCTCCCAACGGTAGGCAGCAGACAGCCCAGCATGGTGGGCCCACTGGAGCAGAAAGCATAAAATctgacttttctctctccagCGCGTCTGCGCACGTTCTCTTCCTCCCCCCTTCTTTTTTCCGCGCGTCCTTCTCCTCTTCAATCTCCAgcgcgtctctctctctcttgggcTGGGTCAGGCGGGCTTGTGGTCCCAGACCACTGTTCATCGGTCTCAGTCCTGGAAAAGTCTCAATTTTGAGACTTCAAATGGCCCCAAGTCCCATTTTTATGAGACCAAACCCCTCTAAAAAtcaaggttggagatgaaaAGTCTCAAACTTGATCAAATTCTGATTTTTAGTCCcaaggttggagttgccctaaagaaccttttttttctttgggtcaATTCTATAAGAAAgtagttattttatttttctgtccTACTTTCCTCTATTCTCTGGTCAGAAAAAGTATTGATCTTCACACTTTTTTTGGGATTCAAAGAAATTATAGGCAAGTTATTGATGAATTGGTTACATTGTTTGACAGGCAAATGCCCATTTCAGCTTTGGACCTTTGTGTCAACATCTATCTGTAGGCTACTTGGATCGCTTCATTTCGGCCTAAGAAATACCTGTAAGTGCGGAATAAATTGCCTCAGTTCATTGTCTGTTTTATTGCATCAAAGTCCATTGATGATTGCATTTATTATTTTCTGCATAAACCAATATGCAGAATGGCAATACTTGGACTATGCAATTGTTGGCTGTGGCATGTTTCTCCCTTGCGGCCAAAATGGAGGAGATTAACGTCCCACTCTCCCTTGATTTACAGGTCAATCTTTGGTATCATTTTAATTTGATCTTTATCAAACTTTCTGATTTAGTTGTTTCGAGTCCTAAAGATTTGAGCTCTCACATAGGTGGTGAGTCAAAATATGTATTCGAGGCTAGAACTATTCAAAGAATGGAGCTACTGGTTTTGAGCACATTGAGATGGAGAATGCAAGTAGTTGCTCCCTTAATCTAAACTATTATGATTTAGTTGCTGAGACGTAAGAGTTGTTTCCCTACTAGGAAGAACACTGTCTCAACCCTAAAATGTTGCATTTGAACAGTTACCCGCAATAATTTGTGTTTATGCAGGTGCAACTCCCTAGATCTTCTGTTCAACGATTCTATTTTGGTTGAACAAAATTATGTTTTCACAACTGAGTCATCCATTCCAGTGTTAAGTAGTTGGCAGGACAGGTTTTTAGAAACCTACATCCAAACTAACTAGACTTCTCTCAAGGTCTTGGTTCTACCAAAGTTCATACTTGGTTATTCTTTAAGACAGTTGCTTTACTTTTAGAATATGGCTTTACATCTAGAAGTTATATTGTAAAATGATACCAGCTTTTATAACATGTAAAACGATATGATATTTGGTTATATTTTTCAGATTGTAGTTACTACTCAATTGCATaaaaaattgaaggaaaaaaaaaacacaaactcgCAGCATTATGTGGGCGGAGTACCTAGTATATAATCATTGAGTGACTAATTAAATTTTATG belongs to Rosa chinensis cultivar Old Blush chromosome 4, RchiOBHm-V2, whole genome shotgun sequence and includes:
- the LOC112198728 gene encoding protein ALP1-like; translation: MSAAALQIQTLEDEDSQWGGSSEGRTYKARDRELMDLRLIAQYFTDPCRYEPNIFRRRYRMQLWVFDRMMRDVANYDPYFVQTRDACGRLSLSTEQKLTCAMRMLAYGITADFCDDYLDIAKSTAIEILEHFTTAIWNVYHETYLRRPTPADLRRLLDKAAEQGFLGMVGSLDCMHWQWKNCPTGWAGQYTGHKGKPTIILKAVASYDTWIWHAFFGLPGSLNDINVLGCSPLFNDVCLGETAEVNYQVCNRHYRQCYYLVDGIYPKWGSFVQAIRNPRTPQTQDFTRMQEAYRKDVERAFGILQAHWAIIRGPARGWSKENLQYIMMTCIILHNMIVEDEHNEDAAEPFDPNDIPTRPKKAEIYDRPIIPTDVHRNPHQLNQFLRRHRELRCPVMNKNLQDDLVDHLWTMKLQANQNHQ